The following coding sequences are from one Neurospora crassa OR74A linkage group I, whole genome shotgun sequence window:
- the ccg-4 gene encoding clock-controlled pheromone CCG-4: MKFTLPLVIFAAVASATPVAQPNAEAEAQWCRIHGQSCWKVKRVADAFANAIQGMGGLPPRDESGHQPAQVAKRQVDELAGIIALTQEDVNAYYDSLSLQEKFAPSTEEEKKTEKVAKREAEAEAQWCRIHGQSCWKKREAEAQWCRIHGQSCWKRDALPEAEPQWCRIHGQSCWKKRDAAPEAAPEAEANPQWCRIHGQSCWKAKRAAEAVMTAIQSAEAESALLLRDTTFSPVDRVGKRDPQVCNMRLHPKKVCWKRDASPEAACNAPDGSCTKATRDLHAMYNVARAILTAHSDEN; this comes from the coding sequence ATGAAGTTCACTCTCCCTCTTGTCATCTTCGCCGCCGTGGCCTCCGCCACCCCGGTCGCCCAGCCAAATGCCGAGGCCGAAGCCCAGTGGTGCCGGATCCATGGCCAGTCCTGCTGGAAGGTCAAGCGTGTTGCCGATGCCTTCGCCAACGCCATCCAGGGCATGGGTGGTCTCCCTCCCCGCGATGAGTCCGGCCACCAGCCCGCCCAGGTCGCCAAGCGCCAGGTCGACGAGCTTGCCGGCATCATCGCCCTCACTCAGGAGGACGTTAACGCCTACTACGACTCGCTCAGCCTCCAAGAGAAGTTCGCTCCCTccaccgaggaggagaagaagaccgagAAGGTCGCCAAGCGtgaggccgaggccgaggcacAATGGTGCCGCATCCACGGCCAATCGTGCTGGAAGAAGCGTGAGGCCGAAGCCCAGTGGTGCCGGATCCACGGCCAGTCGTGCTGGAAGCGTGACGCCCTCCCCGAGGCCGAGCCCCAGTGGTGCCGCATCCACGGCCAGTCCTGCTGGAAGAAGCGTGACGCCGCTCCCGAGGCTGCTCCCGAAGCTGAGGCCAACCCGCAATGGTGCCGCATCCACGGCCAGTCCTGCTGGAAGGCCAAGCGCGCCGCCGAGGCCGTCATGACCGCCATCCAGTCCGCCGAGGCCGAgtccgcccttcttctccgtgACACCACCTTCAGCCCCGTCGACCGCGTCGGCAAGCGTGATCCCCAGGTGTGCAACATGAGGCTCCACCCCAAAAAGGTTTGCTGGAAGCGTGATGCCTCCCCTGAGGCCGCTTGCAACGCTCCCGACGGCTCCTGCACCAAGGCTACCCGTGACTTGCACGCCATGTACAACGTGGCTCGTGCCATCCTCACTGCTCACTCCGATGAGAACTAG
- a CDS encoding S-adenosyl-methionine-sterol-C, with translation MSVPLQNRVSDSSDGIDRIAEEKQKLSVNAPPSTRKQDALGLDDADRQSTTNRFKTFRSAFKYIHHLTPKQVDDYMHSYVIYNLDWADEDAMVKELGPDYQAKVGECLKAYYGIINHLCAMGDVEKMYIPPHMDKRASVIENQLLYEKAVAHAIGMKAGDKVLDLGCGRGRVAAHMASMTGATVTGLNIDPNQVAQAQEFNNLKGFKNTFVQQDMNTLPLPFADNSFDCFYQIQALSLCKDLPTLFREVYRVLKPGAKVSLLDWVSLPGYDPSNPEHLALMRRVKPLIGAVGTPTPKSFEKALEDAGFVVTKSENASIDGLQAPLIDRVDIYFRTMRQIILGLVKIKVLPQHFKTLINRLCLDGQAFVKMDRMRLISTSYWIVAEKPL, from the coding sequence ATGTCCGTTCCACTTCAAAACCGGGTATCGGATAGCTCCGACGGCATCGACAGGATAGCCGAAGAGAAGCAAAAGCTCTCCGTGAATGCGCCACCATCTACACGAAAGCAAGATGCGCTGGGGCTTGACGACGCCGACCGGCAATCCACCACAAACCGCTTCAAGACCTTCCGGTCAGCCTTCAAGTATATTCACCACCTAACACCAAAACAGGTAGATGACTACATGCACTCGTATGTCATCTACAACCTTGACTGGGCCGACGAAGATGCCATGGTCAAGGAACTTGGTCCTGACTACCAGGCCAAGGTCGGCGAGTGCTTGAAGGCTTACTACGGAATCATCAACCACCTCTGCGCCATGGGCGATGTCGAGAAGATGTACATTCCTCCCCACATGGACAAGCGGGCTTCCGTCATCGAGAATCAGCTGCTTTATGAGAAGGCCGTCGCGCATGCCATTGGCATGAAGGCCGGCGACAAGGTTCTCGACTTGGGATGTGGCCGAGGGCGCGTGGCTGCTCATATGGCCAGCATGACCGGCGCTACAGTTACCGGTCTCAACATCGACCCTAACCAGGTCGCCCAGGCACAAGAGTTCAACAACCTGAAGGGATTCAAGAACACTTTTGTACAACAAGACATGAACACGCTACCACTACCCTTCGCCGACAACTCCTTTGACTGCTTCTACCAGATCCAAGCACTGTCATTGTGCAAGGATCTCCCAACGCTCTTCCGTGAAGTCTACCGCGTTCTCAAGCCGGGCGCCAAGGTCTCGCTCCTCGACTGGGTTAGCCTGCCAGGCTACGACCCCAGCAACCCGGAACACCTTGCGCTCATGAGGCGCGTAAAGCCCCTAATCGGCGCCGTTGGCACGCCAACGCCCAAGAGCTTCGAGAAGGCCCTCGAGGATGCTGGCTTCGTCGTCACGAAATCCGAGAACGCGAGCATCGACGGCTTGCAGGCACCTCTGATTGATCGGGTTGACATCTACTTCCGCACCATGCGCCAGATCATTCTGGGCTTGGTGAAGATCAAGGTCCTACCCCAGCACTTCAAGACATTGATCAACAGGTTATGCCTGGATGGGCAGGCGTTTGTGAAGATGGACAGGATGCGTCTCATTTCGACAAGTTACTGGATTGTTGCGGAGAAGCCCCTCTAA